CCCACATCCGTCGCCAGTTCCGTCACAGCGCCTGCTCCATCTCAACCCCCACCAAGATCGCCTGATACCGCGCGCCACCCTAGCGGCCTCGAATCCTCCGTGTCCGACGTAGAGTTCCCCCCTGTAGCAGAACTACGACAGAGCGGCCCGGACGGAGGAGCATGAACGGCAGCGAGCGGCCCGGGTCCGCCTGGCGCCCGATCGGCCTCCGCTGGACGCCCGACGAGCAGGTGGCCCTGGAATGGGACGCACCGGCCGGCCGCGCACCGCGTCTGAGTCCGCTCCCGGTCGGCGGTCGGCTGGCCGTGCTGGTGGGCGCGGACCGGCGCTGTGTGGGCGTCCGCCATGCGGGCCGGCGGATCGAGTGCCCGCTCACCGCGCCGCTCGCACCGGCCGCCCGCCGGGCGCAGTGCGAGGCGTGTGGCGCACTGGCGGCCACCAACTCCGTTGCCACCGACACCAGTCTGCTGGACGACAAGCGCGAGTACGCGGTGTACCTGGCCCACCACGGCGAGTTGATCAAGGTCGGGATCAGCAGGACCGAGCGCGGCTCGGCGCGCCTCCTCGAACAGGGCGCGCTGGCCTCGGTCGTCCTCTCCACCGGATCGCTGCCGGCCGCGCGCCGGGTCGAGCGGCTACTCGGTGCGGCCCTGGGCCTGCCCGACCGGGTCAGCAGCAGCCGCAAGCGCCGAGCCCGCGCCCGGCCGGGCACCACTGCCGA
This genomic stretch from Kitasatospora acidiphila harbors:
- a CDS encoding DUF2797 domain-containing protein, which gives rise to MNGSERPGSAWRPIGLRWTPDEQVALEWDAPAGRAPRLSPLPVGGRLAVLVGADRRCVGVRHAGRRIECPLTAPLAPAARRAQCEACGALAATNSVATDTSLLDDKREYAVYLAHHGELIKVGISRTERGSARLLEQGALASVVLSTGSLPAARRVERLLGAALGLPDRVSSSRKRRARARPGTTAEREAALAAAIGDCQGLNWPSGQARRAPVISDHAHRYPCPRTACARRQRCVRWHPGSSSPAPSSAGSAATSTWPPMPARSCWTYACWPAGSCCGAHPTPSPQLRSSPCPPSPSKTNSSDPPAT